One segment of Macrotis lagotis isolate mMagLag1 chromosome 1, bilby.v1.9.chrom.fasta, whole genome shotgun sequence DNA contains the following:
- the NCDN gene encoding neurochondrin, producing MASDCEPALSQAESRNPTLERYLGALRDAKNDSEQFAALLLVTKAVKAGDIDAKTRRRIFDAVGFTFPNRLLTSKEAPDGCPDHVLRALGVALLACFCSDPELAAHPQVLNKIPILSAILTTRGDPDDAARRSMIDDTYQCLTAVAGTPRGPRHLIAGGTVSALCQAYLGHGYGFDQALALLVGLLAAAETQCWKEAEPELLAVLRGLSEDFQKAEDASKFELCQLLPLFLPPTTVPTECLRDLQAGLARILGSKLSSWQRNPALKLAARLAHACGSEWIPAGGSGSKFLALLVNLACVEVRLGLEEPGAELKEDVVTACYALMELGIQECTRVEQPLLKEPQKVQLVSIMKEAIGAVIHYLQQVGPEKQKEPFVFASVRILGAWLAEETSSLRKEICQLLPFLVRYAKSLYEEAEEAGDLSQQVANLAISPTPPGPSWPGDALRLLLPGWCHLTAEDGPREILIKEGAPSLLCQYFLQQWELTSPGHDTSVLPDSVEIGLQTCCHIFLNLVVTAPGLIKRDACFTSLMNTLMTSLPSLVQQKGRLLLAANVATLGLLMARLLSTSPALQGTPASRGFFAAAILVLSQSHVARASPGAEQATLALAPDYEGVWADLQELWFLGMQAFTGCVPLLPWLAPAALRSRWPQELLQLLGSVSPTSVKPEMVAAYQGVLVELARANRLCREAMRLQAGEETASHYRMAALEQCLSEP from the exons ATGGCGTCCGATTGTGAGCCGGCTCTGAGCCAGGCTGAGAGTCGCAACCCCACCCTGGAGCGCTACCTGGGGGCACTTCGAGATGCCAAGAACGACAGTGAGCAGTTTGCTGCCCTGCTGCTG GTAACCAAGGCAGTCAAAGCCGGTGATATTGATGCAAAAACCCGACGGAGGATCTTCGATGCCGTAGGCTTCACTTTCCCCAACCGGCTTCTCACCTCTAAGGAAGCCCCCGATGGCTGCCCTGACCACGTCCTTCGAGCTCTGGGAGTGGCCCTGCTGGCCTGCTTCTGCAGTGATCCCGAGCTGGCGGCCCACCCCCAGGTCCTCAACAAGATTCCTATCCTGAGCGCCATCCTCACCACTCGTGGTGACCCCGATGATGCAGCCCGCCGCTCTATGATTGATGACACCTACCAGTGTCTCACTGCTGTGGCCGGCACTCCCCGAGGACCCCGACACCTCATTGCTGGGGGCACCGTGTCTGCCCTGTGCCAGGCTTACCTGGGGCATGGCTACGGCTTTGACCAGGCCCTGGCCCTCCTGGTGGGATTGTTGGCAGCTGCTGAGACCCAGTGTTGGAAGGAGGCAGAGCCTGAGCTGCTGGCTGTGCTCCGGGGCCTGAGTGAGGATTTCCAGAAGGCCGAGGATGCCAGCAAGTTTGAGCTCTGCCAGCTGCTGCCCCTGTTTCTGCCCCCGACGACCGTGCCCACCGAGTGCCTCCGAGACCTGCAGGCTGGGCTGGCGCGGATCCTGGGCAGCAAGCTGAGCTCCTGGCAGCGCAACCCAGCCCTCAAGTTGGCGGCCCGTCTAGCACATGCCTGTGGATCTGAGTGGATCCCGGCTGGTGGCTCTGGGAGCAAGTTCTTGGCCCTGTTGGTGAACCTGGCCTGTGTGGAGGTGCGGCTCGGCCTCGAGGAGCCCGGAGCAGAATTGAAGGAGGACGTGGTGACTGCCTGCTATGCTCTGATGGAGCTGGGCATCCAGGAGTGTACCCGTGTCGAGCAGCCACTGCTGAAAGAGCCCCAGAAGGTGCAGCTCGTGAGCATCATGAAGGAAGCCATTGGAGCCGTCATTCACTACCTGCAGCAG GTGGGGCCAGAGAAGCAGAAGGAGCCATTTGTGTTTGCCTCGGTGAGAATCTTGGGTGCCTGGCTGGCAGAAGAGACTTCATCCCTTCGGAAGGAGATCTGCCAGCTGCTGCCCTTTCTTGTTCGATATGCCAAGAGCCTCTATGAGGAGGCTGAGGAGGCTGGCGATCTCTCACAACAGGTGGCAAACCTAGCCATTTCTCCTACTCCTCCAGGACCATCCTGGCCTGGGGATGCCCTCCG GCTCCTCCTGCCCGGCTGGTGCCACCTGACTGCAGAAGATGGTCCCCGGGAGATACTCATCAAGGAGGGGGCCCCCTCGCTGCTTTGCCAGTACTTCCTGCAGCAGTGGGAGCTCACATCTCCTGGCCATGACACCTCGGTGCTGCCTGACAGTGTGGAGATTGGCCTACAGACCTGCTGCCACATTTTCCTCAACCTCGTGGTCACTGCCCCTGGACTGATCAA GCGGGACGCCTGCTTCACGTCCCTCATGAACACTCTAATGACTTCCCTGCCGTCACTGGTTCAACAGAAGGGGAGGCTGCTCCTGGCGGCCAACGTGGCTACTCTGGGATTGCTTATGGCTCGACTCCTCAGTACTTCTCCAG CTCTCCAGGGGACCCCTGCCTCCCGTGGCTTCTTTGCAGCTGCCATCCTTGTCCTGTCTCAGTCCCATGTGGCCAGAGCCAGCCCTGGCGCCGAGCAGGCCACCCTGGCCCTGGCCCCCGACTACGAGGGGGTGTGGGCTGACCTGCAGGAGCTGTGGTTCCTGGGCATGCAGGCCTTCACAGGCTGTGTGCCTCTGCTCCCCTGGCTGGCCCCGGCTGCCCTGCGTTCTCGCTGGCCTCAGGAGCTCCTGCAGCTCTTGGGCAGCGTCTCCCCAACCTCAGTCAAACCGGAGATGGTGGCTGCCTACCAGGGAGTTTTGGTGGAGCTAGCCCGAGCCAACCGCCTCTGCCGGGAGGCCATGCGGCTGCAGGCCGGGGAGGAGACTGCCAGCCACTACCGCATGGCTGCCCTGGAGCAGTGCCTCTCTGAGCCCTGA